A genomic window from Quercus lobata isolate SW786 chromosome 10, ValleyOak3.0 Primary Assembly, whole genome shotgun sequence includes:
- the LOC115963908 gene encoding respiratory burst oxidase homolog protein C-like isoform X1, with translation MGTEIPESERFAYSSPLNKPNSGATENIKSSNSSKSHVVEEPYVEITMDHVCDNSVVVQSVQTVAVVADIEKDPQLSTLPARDLEKSTSFGSSIVKSASARIKKVSQELKRFTSFSKQSTPPTHFDRKKSTAAHALKGLKFISQKDGGIGWSAVEKQFDKLTASTNASLPRSLFGNCIGMDEKSKEFAGMLFDALARKHGIKGDSINKSQLKEFWDQISDQSFDSRLRTFFDMVDKDADGRITEEEVREIICLSASANKLTNIQKQADEYAALIMEELDPEHKKYIMMDNLEMLLLQTPSRSIGRRDSQNLSRRLSQKLKATQENNLLRRWCQRTEYFLQDNWQRVWVIVLWIGVMSGLFAYKYLQYRNKAAYEVMGHCVCMAKGAAETLKLNMALILLPVCRNTITWLRNKTTLGVVIPFDDNLNFHQMIAGGVAIGVGIHSIFHMACDFPRLILASSDRYKPMETFFGKQPLKYWNFVKSVEGVTGIIMVVLMAISFTLACPWLRRGKPNLPKFLKNLTGFNAFWYTHHLFIIVYALLILHGLQLYLIKEWYKKTTWMYLAVPLALYTCERLIRAFRSSVEPVSILKVAVYPGNVLSLHMSKPHDFTYKSGQYMFVNCGAVSPFEWHPFSLTSAPGDNYLSVHIRALGDWTHHLMDKFSEVCKPSDESGLLKADFLQGDSNPIPNVPRVLIDGPYGAPAQDYKQYEVVLLVGLGIGATPMISIMKDIVNNTRALDEEEEKAVGASRVDDFKTARAYFYWVTKEQGSFDWFKEVMNEMAELDNRGVIELHTYCTSVYEEGDARSALIAMLQSLNHAKNGVDIVSGTRVKSHFARPKWRNVYERIASNHKHSRVGVFYCGPAALTKELSQLATDFSHSDNSSTKFDFHKENF, from the exons ATGGGAACAGAAATTCCTGAAAGCGAAAGGTTTGCTTACAGCAGTCCTCTAAACAAACCCAACTCCGGTGCTACCGAAAATATTAAAAGCAGCAACAGCAGTAAATCCCACGTTGTAGAAGAACCGTACGTTGAGATCACTATGGATCACGTTTGTGATAATTCTGTTGTTGTTCAAAGCGTTCAAACTGTTGCTGTCGTTGCTGATATTGAAAAAGATCCCCAGTTGAGTACTTTACCTGCTAGAGATCTCGAGAAGAGTACCTCATTTGGTTCCTCAATAGTAAAAAGCGCTTCTGCACGTATCAAGAAGGTCTCTCAGGAACTGAAGCGATTCACTTCATTCTCAAAACAATCCACTCCTCCAACTCATTTTGATAGGAAGAAGTCCACAGCAGCTCATGCTTTAAAGGGCCTCAAGTTTATCAGCCAGAAAGATGGCGGTATTGGATGGTCTGCCGTTGAGAAGCAATTTGACAAGCTCACTGCTTCCACCAATGCCTCCCTTCCTCGTTCGCTATTTGGCAATTGCATAG GAATGGACGAGAAGTCAAAGGAATTTGCTGGCATGCTGTTTGATGCGCTTGCTCGGAAGCATGGTATTAAGGGTGATTCCATCAATAAGTCCCAGCTGAAAGAGTTCTGGGACCAGATTTCTGATCAGAGCTTCGACTCCAGGCTTCGAACTTTCTTTGACAT GGTTGACAAAGATGCGGATGGCAGAATCACTGAAGAAGAAGTCAGAGAG ATTATCTGCCTAAGTGCTTCTGCCaacaaactcacaaatattCAGAAACAAGCAGATGAATATGCAGCCTTGATCATGGAAGAGTTAGATCcagaacataaaaaatacatCATG ATGGACAACCTGGAAATGCTTCTGCTGCAAACACCAAGTCGGTCCATAGGACGTAGAGATAGCCAGAATCTGAGCCGGAGGTTGAGCCAAAAGCTCAAAGCCACACAGGAGAACAACCTCTTAAGGAGATGGTGTCAAAGAACAGAGTATTTCTTACAGGATAACTGGCAAAGAGTGTGGGTAATTGTATTGTGGATTGGGGTTATGTCAGGCCTATTTGCATACAAGTATTTGCAGTATCGAAATAAAGCTGCATACGAGGTTATGGGCCATTGTGTATGCATGGCTAAAGGTGCAGCCGAGACACTTAAATTGAACATGGCTCTTATCTTGCTACCAGTCTGCAGAAACACAATAACCTGGCTTAGGAATAAGACCACACTAGGTGTCGTAATCCCTTTTGATGACAACCTCAATTTCCACCAG ATGATAGCAGGGGGAGTTGCAATTGGAGTTGGAATTCATTCAATTTTTCATATGGCTTGTGATTTCCCTCGCCTTATTCTTGCAAGCAGTGACAGGTATAAGCCGATGGAAACTTTCTTTGGGAAGCAACCTTTAAAGTACTGGAATTTTGTTAAGTCAGTGGAAGGAGTGACTGGAATTATAATGGTAGTGTTGATGGCAATATCCTTCACACTAGCTTGCCCTTGGTTAAGGAGAGGTAAGCCCAACCTTCCCAAATTTCTCAAGAATCTAACTGGCTTCAATGCTTTTTGGTATACCCACCACCTCTTCATCATTGTTTACGCCCTCCTAATTCTACATGGACTTCAGCTCTACCTGATCAAGGAATGGTACAAGAAGACG ACCTGGATGTATTTGGCTGTTCCTCTTGCTCTTTATACATGTGAAAGATTGATCAGGGCATTCAGATCCAGTGTTGAGCCTGTTTCAATACTAAAG GTGGCTGTTTATCCCGGAAATGTGTTGTCACTTCACATGTCAAAGCCCCATGACTTCACGTACAAAAGTGGGCAATACATGTTTGTCAATTGTGGTGCTGTATCTCCGTTTGAATG GCACCCATTTTCCCTTACCTCAGCACCTGGAGATAATTATCTTAGTGTTCATATTCGAGCTCTTGGTGATTGGACACATCACCTCATGGACAAGTTCTCAGAG GTGTGTAAACCAAGTGATGAAAGTGGACTCCTCAAAGCTGACTTCTTGCAAGGAGATAGCAATCCAATTCCAaa TGTTCCAAGAGTGTTGATTGATGGTCCATATGGAGCTCCAGCACAAGACTACAAGCAATATGAGGTGGTGTTGCTAGTAGGGCTAGGAATTGGGGCAACCCCAATGATCAGTATTATGAAGGACATAGTGAACAACACCAGGGCCCTGGACGAGGAGGAGGAGAAAGCAGTAGGAGCAAGTAGAGTGGATGATTTTAAGACTGCGAGGGCATACTTTTACTGGGTGACAAAGGAGCAGGGATCGTTTGACTGGTTCAAAGAGGTCATGAACGAGATGGCGGAACTGGACAACAGGGGAGTGATTGAGCTTCATACTTATTGCACCAGCGTCTATGAAGAGGGTGATGCCCGTTCTGCTCTCATTGCCATGTTGCAGTCCCTCAATCATGCCAAGAATGGGGTCGATATCGTCTCTGGTACACGTGTCAAGTCTCACTTTGCCAGGCCCAAATGGCGCAATGTATACGAACGCATTGCCTCTAATCATAAACATTCCAGAGTAG GGGTCTTTTACTGTGGGCCAGCAGCGCTCACGAAAGAGTTAAGCCAACTAGCAACCGATTTCTCTCACAGTGACAACAGCTCCACCAAATTTGATTTCCATAAAGAGAATTTCTGA
- the LOC115963908 gene encoding respiratory burst oxidase homolog protein C-like isoform X2, whose amino-acid sequence MGTEIPESERFAYSSPLNKPNSGATENIKSSNSSKSHVVEEPYVEITMDHVCDNSVVVQSVQTVAVVADIEKDPQLSTLPARDLEKSTSFGSSIVKSASARIKKVSQELKRFTSFSKQSTPPTHFDRKKSTAAHALKGLKFISQKDGGIGWSAVEKQFDKLTASTNASLPRSLFGNCIGMDEKSKEFAGMLFDALARKHGIKGDSINKSQLKEFWDQISDQSFDSRLRTFFDMVDKDADGRITEEEVREIICLSASANKLTNIQKQADEYAALIMEELDPEHKKYIMMDNLEMLLLQTPSRSIGRRDSQNLSRRLSQKLKATQENNLLRRWCQRTEYFLQDNWQRVWVIVLWIGVMSGLFAYKYLQYRNKAAYEVMGHCVCMAKGAAETLKLNMALILLPVCRNTITWLRNKTTLGVVIPFDDNLNFHQMIAGGVAIGVGIHSIFHMACDFPRLILASSDRYKPMETFFGKQPLKYWNFVKSVEGVTGIIMVVLMAISFTLACPWLRRGKPNLPKFLKNLTGFNAFWYTHHLFIIVYALLILHGLQLYLIKEWYKKTTWMYLAVPLALYTCERLIRAFRSSVEPVSILKVAVYPGNVLSLHMSKPHDFTYKSGQYMFVNCGAVSPFEWHPFSLTSAPGDNYLSVHIRALGDWTHHLMDKFSECSKSVD is encoded by the exons ATGGGAACAGAAATTCCTGAAAGCGAAAGGTTTGCTTACAGCAGTCCTCTAAACAAACCCAACTCCGGTGCTACCGAAAATATTAAAAGCAGCAACAGCAGTAAATCCCACGTTGTAGAAGAACCGTACGTTGAGATCACTATGGATCACGTTTGTGATAATTCTGTTGTTGTTCAAAGCGTTCAAACTGTTGCTGTCGTTGCTGATATTGAAAAAGATCCCCAGTTGAGTACTTTACCTGCTAGAGATCTCGAGAAGAGTACCTCATTTGGTTCCTCAATAGTAAAAAGCGCTTCTGCACGTATCAAGAAGGTCTCTCAGGAACTGAAGCGATTCACTTCATTCTCAAAACAATCCACTCCTCCAACTCATTTTGATAGGAAGAAGTCCACAGCAGCTCATGCTTTAAAGGGCCTCAAGTTTATCAGCCAGAAAGATGGCGGTATTGGATGGTCTGCCGTTGAGAAGCAATTTGACAAGCTCACTGCTTCCACCAATGCCTCCCTTCCTCGTTCGCTATTTGGCAATTGCATAG GAATGGACGAGAAGTCAAAGGAATTTGCTGGCATGCTGTTTGATGCGCTTGCTCGGAAGCATGGTATTAAGGGTGATTCCATCAATAAGTCCCAGCTGAAAGAGTTCTGGGACCAGATTTCTGATCAGAGCTTCGACTCCAGGCTTCGAACTTTCTTTGACAT GGTTGACAAAGATGCGGATGGCAGAATCACTGAAGAAGAAGTCAGAGAG ATTATCTGCCTAAGTGCTTCTGCCaacaaactcacaaatattCAGAAACAAGCAGATGAATATGCAGCCTTGATCATGGAAGAGTTAGATCcagaacataaaaaatacatCATG ATGGACAACCTGGAAATGCTTCTGCTGCAAACACCAAGTCGGTCCATAGGACGTAGAGATAGCCAGAATCTGAGCCGGAGGTTGAGCCAAAAGCTCAAAGCCACACAGGAGAACAACCTCTTAAGGAGATGGTGTCAAAGAACAGAGTATTTCTTACAGGATAACTGGCAAAGAGTGTGGGTAATTGTATTGTGGATTGGGGTTATGTCAGGCCTATTTGCATACAAGTATTTGCAGTATCGAAATAAAGCTGCATACGAGGTTATGGGCCATTGTGTATGCATGGCTAAAGGTGCAGCCGAGACACTTAAATTGAACATGGCTCTTATCTTGCTACCAGTCTGCAGAAACACAATAACCTGGCTTAGGAATAAGACCACACTAGGTGTCGTAATCCCTTTTGATGACAACCTCAATTTCCACCAG ATGATAGCAGGGGGAGTTGCAATTGGAGTTGGAATTCATTCAATTTTTCATATGGCTTGTGATTTCCCTCGCCTTATTCTTGCAAGCAGTGACAGGTATAAGCCGATGGAAACTTTCTTTGGGAAGCAACCTTTAAAGTACTGGAATTTTGTTAAGTCAGTGGAAGGAGTGACTGGAATTATAATGGTAGTGTTGATGGCAATATCCTTCACACTAGCTTGCCCTTGGTTAAGGAGAGGTAAGCCCAACCTTCCCAAATTTCTCAAGAATCTAACTGGCTTCAATGCTTTTTGGTATACCCACCACCTCTTCATCATTGTTTACGCCCTCCTAATTCTACATGGACTTCAGCTCTACCTGATCAAGGAATGGTACAAGAAGACG ACCTGGATGTATTTGGCTGTTCCTCTTGCTCTTTATACATGTGAAAGATTGATCAGGGCATTCAGATCCAGTGTTGAGCCTGTTTCAATACTAAAG GTGGCTGTTTATCCCGGAAATGTGTTGTCACTTCACATGTCAAAGCCCCATGACTTCACGTACAAAAGTGGGCAATACATGTTTGTCAATTGTGGTGCTGTATCTCCGTTTGAATG GCACCCATTTTCCCTTACCTCAGCACCTGGAGATAATTATCTTAGTGTTCATATTCGAGCTCTTGGTGATTGGACACATCACCTCATGGACAAGTTCTCAGAG TGTTCCAAGAGTGTTGATTGA
- the LOC115965248 gene encoding uncharacterized protein LOC115965248 has product MHIEKNVMDNILGTVLNLRDWTKDNYKARLDLADMGIRRELHLQQKGDDKYTIPPACFHMTPSEKDGFLQVLRDVRVPDGYASNISRRVNLKERKIYGLKSHDNHILMQQLLPIALRGSLPSHVTGPLIKLACFFRKICSKTLTVSEIENDEVEIAVTLCELEKIFPPSFFTVMVHLVMHLATEAKVGGPVQYRWMYPIERYLSRLKSYVRNRAAPEGSIAEGYIVEECLTFCSRYMEGVETIFNRPRRAMEESTGAVSSVTLDNHEFTQAHRYVLFNSENIYQFREMHKRVVEDELRRGHRRISPAIIHKHHMEKFCGWFRSHVMSMTNADRERTSVNDTIITLSKGPYTLVNRLKHYVINGLKFRSSNVETNKKTQNSGVSVVTEGGITFYGVLTDIIELNYSGSIRHVLFKCIWVDDENRRGYKTDEFGFPMVNFTHSIHGGKEIVDEPYVLAPQATQVFYVEDKRHKDWCVVVKTKTRDVFDAGIGPHCDEDDMYEFYENIPYSVTSNDAVGENLRWSRDDVEGTTIDASIIGERHLHEMDNVDDCEFIDDESNDEDDNEVDYSDDE; this is encoded by the exons ATGCATATAGAGAAGAATGTGATGGACAATATACTTGGCACGGTGCTGAACTTGAGGGACTGGACAAAGGATAATTACAAGGCACGCCTTGACTTGGCAGACATGGGAATAAGGAGGGAACTTCACCTACAACAAAAAGGTGATGATAAATATACGATACCGCCTGCGTGTTTTCATATGACTCCATCGGAGAAAGATGGTTTCTTGCAAGTTTTGCGCGACGTAAGAGTGCCTGATGGATATGCTTCCAACATCTCACGCCGTGTCAATCTGAAAGAACGCAAGATTTATGGTTTAAAGAGTCACGATAATCACATCTTGATGCAACAACTCCTTCCAATCGCTTTACGAGGATCTTTGCCATCGCACGTTACTGGGCCTTTGATAAAGTTAGCTTGTTTCTTCAGGAAAATTTGTTCCAAAACCCTTACGGTTTCAGAGATTGAAAATGATGAGGTAGAGATTGCAGTCACATTGTGTGAATTGGAGAAGATATTTCCTCCATCTTTCTTCACTGTGATGGTACATTTGGTCATGCACTTAGCTACTGAAGCCAAGGTTGGTGGTCCAGTTCAGTACCGTTGGATGTATCCCATTGAGAG GTACCTGTCTCGTCTAAAGTCTTACGTAAGAAATAGGGCTGCTCCAGAAGGGTCTATTGCTGAAGGATACATAGTGGAAGAATGCTTAACGTTTTGTTCACGGTATATGGAAGGAGTTGAAACTATATTCAATCGACCTAGAAGAGCAATGGAGGAATCAACAGGGGCGGTGTCAAGCGTGACACTAGACAATCATGAGTTCACCCAAGCTCATCGCTACGTGTTATTCAATTCCGAGAACATTTACCAGTTTCGTGA GATGCACAAACGTGTGGTGGAGGACGAACTTCGAAGGGGCCACCGTCGTATATCCCCAGCTATTATTCATAAGCACCACATGGAAAAGTTTTGTGGTTGGTTTAGGTCTCAC GTGATGTCAATGACTAATGCTGATAGGGAAAGAACTTCAGTTAATGATACAATTATCACACTTTCCAAAGGGCCGTATACTTTGGTAAATCGGCTAAAGCATTATGTGATAAATGggttaaaatttaggagttcGAATGTCGAGACAAATAAGAAAACGCAAAATAGTGGAGTTAGTGTCGTCACTGAAGGTGGCATTACGTTCTATGGTGTGTTAACAGATATTATTGAACTGAATTACTCTGGTAGTATCAGACATGTGTTATTCAAGTGTATATGGGTTGATGATGAAAATAGGAGGGGATATAAGACTGATGAGTTTGGGTTTCCTATGGTGAATTTTACACACTCCATACATGGTGGGAAGGAAATTGTGGATGAACCATATGTGTTGGCGCCTCAAGCTACACAAGTTTTTTATGTTGAAGATAAAAGACACAAAGATTGGTGTGTTGTTGTCAAAACTAAAACTAGAGATGTGTTTGACGCTGGTATCGGCCCCCATTGTGATGAGGATGACATGTACGAGTTTTATGAAAACATTCCATATAGTGTAACTAGTAATGATGCTGTTGGGGAAAACCTTCGTTGGAGTCGAGATGATGTGGAGGGAACGACAATTGATGCCTCCATCATTGGCGAGAGACATCTTCATGAAATGGACAATGTAGATGATTGTGAGTTCATTGATGATGAGTCCAATGATGAAGATGACAACGAAGTCGACTACAGCGATGATGAGTAG